The following DNA comes from Deltaproteobacteria bacterium.
TACGCTGGTCGACTGGGATGTTTCAGCTAATACGACGGATCTCGATGATGGCGACTGGAATGTCTATATACTCAAATATGGCAACTGGCATGCCGCCTACATCGATTATGGAATTCTCGGCTCAGGTGACTTCGGACCCGATGGCTTGCTGGACGCTGCCACCTCTACCGGGCA
Coding sequences within:
- a CDS encoding PEP-CTERM sorting domain-containing protein encodes the protein TLVDWDVSANTTDLDDGDWNVYILKYGNWHAAYIDYGILGSGDFGPDGLLDAATSTGQDVSHISFLDVDYNWTRFVPQRETIPEPATMLLLGTGLIGLAGIGRRRFRK